The Vicia villosa cultivar HV-30 ecotype Madison, WI linkage group LG1, Vvil1.0, whole genome shotgun sequence genome includes a region encoding these proteins:
- the LOC131645264 gene encoding uncharacterized protein LOC131645264 has protein sequence MSRPVERIAEINDGKELWKIVVRIHYKWNVVSNNKEHFEMIFVDKLGDDIHAVVPAPHVSVFTEKCLLGHTYTVSNFKVVPYVLAFRASGHKYMIKFTAGTSVLDEDKHEIPPKSILFTSFTDIITGRFDKHVLIHVVGMVDSIGYAQTESGAKKQQISMMLRDHSNNMLNCTLWESYADQFIKFNKVRVAASLPTVVLLQYAKVKEEGKYPLSVTNTYNVTLLCVDADFSVMKDFIDRMPEESRVTLSEQLGGNSQYSSQSSENQQLTPVQKLFSKAVVLPIAEIIQLTDVTFCATVATTKLLVASPFGWYKIEIEVTHGGKSCNFVFWNRECEMLLGLSASQLRNTMIQGGITDPLDFPLALDQLLKLEMAMKVKWHPRWKNCSVVMIIKNDLIIQQLKGKWGTDEEPIPIQTVVPETLEVEILYCVCIFLLFL, from the exons ATGTCAAGGCCTGTTGAGAGAATAGCAGAGATCAATGATGGAAAAGAGCTTTGGAAGATTGTTGTTAGGATTCACTACAAATGGAATGTTGTCTCCAACAACAAGGAACATTTTGAAATGATCTTtgttgacaaattg GGAGATGATATTCATGCTGTTGTTCCAGCACCGCATGTGTCGGTGTTCACCGAAAAATGCTTATTAGGGCATACTTATACTGTATCTAATTTTAAGGTGGTGCCTTATGTTCTGGCGTTCAGGGCATCGGGACACAAATATATGATAAAGTTTACTGCTGGAACGTCTGTTCTTGATGAAGACAAACATGAGATACCCCCGAAATCGATTTTATTTACAAGTTTTACGGACATCATAACAGGGAGGTTTGACAAACATGTTCTGATTC ATGTCGTTGGAATGGTGGATAGTATTGGTTATGCACAGACTGAGTCGGGTGCAAAGAAGCAGCAAATTAGCATGATGTTGCGTGACCACAG CAACAACATGTTGAACTGTACTCTGTGGGAATCATACGCGGATCAGTTCATCAAGTTTAACAAAGTTAGGGTTGCTGCATCACTCCCTACAGTTGTGTTGCTTCAGTATGCCAAAGTGAAGGAAGAAG GAAAGTATCCTCTGTCTGTGACAAACACCTACAATGTGACCCTTTTATGTGTTGATGCTGATTTTTCTGTCATGAAAGACTTTATTGATAG AATGCCTGAGGAGAGCAGGGTAACCCTGTCTGAACAACTCGGAGGGAATTCCCAATATTCCTCCCAAAGTTCTGAAAATCAACAGCTGACTCCTGTGCAAAAATTGTTCTCAAAGGCTGTTGTTTTGCCTATTGCTGAGATTATTCAACTTACGGAT GTTACATTTTGTGCTACTGTCGCTACAACAAAATTATTAGTAGCGTCTCCGTTTGGATG GTATAAGATTGAGATTGAGGTTACTCATGGGGGCAAAAGCTGCAATTTTGTCTTCTGGAACAGAgaatgtgaaatgttgttgggttTATCTGCATCCCAACTTCGTAACACTATGATTCAG GGTGGAATTACTGATCCATTGGACTTTCCGTTAGCACTTGATCAGTTGTTGAAGTTGGAAATGGCTATGAAGGTTAAGTGGCATCCACGCTGGAAGAACTGTTCCGTCGTTATGATTATAAAAAATGATCTTATTATCCAGCAACTTAAGGGAAAATGGGGAACAGATGAG GAACCTATTCCAATCCAAACTGTCGTACCTGAGACTCTGGAGGTAGAAATTTTATACTGTGTATGCATTTTTTTACTTTTCCTGTGA